The genomic DNA AATGGTCCTTTGTCCTTATAAATTTTTTCAAATAAATCCTTCATTTAGTATAATCTTATTGCTATTAAAATTAAGACATAACTACATAGGAGTAGCTGCTTTGAGGGTAAAACAAAAACAAATTTAATGTTTAAGTATTGCTACATGTAAGCTTTCTGTCCTTAGTTAGTTATTGCAAAATTAAATATTTATATGGTTTGAGCATAATTTTTACTGCCCAATTATTAATAAAATAAAAAAAGAGATACTATTTTGCCTATACGACAAAACAGTATCTCTTTTTAAAGTAATAATTTATGTTATTTTATATATTGAATATTTTGTGCTGCTGCTTCATTTTTACTATCAAAAAAGCCTTGTTCATTCATCCATTTATCACTGTATACTTTACTCATGTATCTTGACCCGTGATCAGGAAAAATAATAACAATATTATCATCTTCTTTAAACGCTCCTTGCTCACCTAACTGCATTATAGCTTGCATGGCTGCACCGGATGTGTATCCAACAAACATACCTTCAGATTTAGCTATTAATCTAGCTGTGTGCGCGCTTTCTTCATCTGTAACTTTTACAAATTCATCAATAACATCAAAATTTGTAGCGGTAGGAATCAAGTTTTTACCTAAACCTTCAATTCTATAGGGGTAAATTTCTTTTTCGTCAAACTCTCTGGTTTCATGATATTTTTTAATAACAGAACCAAAAGCATCAACTCCAATAATTTTAACTTCTGGATTTTGCTCTTTTAAATACTTTGCCGTACCAGAAATAGTTCCTCCTGTTCCACTACATGCCACTAAGTGTGTTATTTTACCTTCTGTTTGTTTCCATATTTCCGGTCCAGTAGATTTATAATGCGCATCAATATTTAGTTCATTAAAATATTGATTGATATAAACTGAACCCTTTATTTCTTCATGTAAACGTTTAGCCACTTGATAGTAAGACCTAGGATCGTCTGCACTTACGTGTGCAGGGCAAACATAAACTTTAGCCCCCATGGTTTTAAGCATGTCTATTTTATCTGCAGAAGATTTAGAGCTTACAGCCAAAACGCAATCGTACCCCTTTATAATACTTACCATAGCTATACTAAATCCAGTATTACCAGATGTGGTTTCTATAATAGTATCGCCGGGTGATAAAAGTCCTTTTTTCTCTGCTTGTTCAATAATGTATAGTGCTATTCTGTCTTTTGAAGAATGACCTGGATTAAAAGATTCTACTTTGGCGTAAAAATTCCCTTTAAACTTCGAGGCTATTTTATTAAGCTTAATAAGTGGGGTCTGACCTATTAAATCTAATACATTGTCAAAAACCTGATTTTTGTGTTTCATAAATGCTTTTTATAAGCTTTAGGTAATATTACTAAAAATATTTGATACCTAAAACCTGACAAAAATAAAACATTTTTTTATATTACCTATTAATTCCTTCTAAATCTAACAAAAAAGCGTATTCCAAAGAAACTTCTTTCAAGCTTTCAAAACGCCCAGAAGCCCCTCCATGTCCAGAGTCCATATCTGTATGCAATAATAGCTTATTCTCATCTGTTTTTAACTCCCTAAGTTTAGCCACCCATTTAGCGGGTTCCCAATATTGTACTTGTGAATCATGTAACCCTGTCGTTACTAAGATATTAGGATATGATTTTGCTTCTACATTATCGTAGGGAGAATATGATTTCATGTAATTATAATAGTTTAAATCATTGGGATTTCCCCATTCGTCGTACTCCCCTGTTGTTAATGGGATACTATCATCTAGCATGGTTGTAACAACGTCTACAAATGGCACTGCTGCTAAAACCCCTTTATAAAGTTCAGGATTCATATTTATTATGGCGCCCATTAATAAACCTCCTGCAGAGCCCCCATAGGCATATAAGTGTTTGTTTGAGGTATATTTTTGTTCTATTAAGTATTTTGAGCAGTCTATAAAATCATGAAACGTATTTAATTTGGTTAGTAACTTTCCATTTTCGTACCAGTTTCTCCCTAAATACTCACCACCACGAATATGGGAGATTGCATAAATAAATCCTCTATCCAGCAAACTTAAACGAATACTTGAAAATGACGGATCTACAGTAGAACCATAGGAGCCATAAGCGTATTGTAATAATGGGTTTGTTCCATCTAGCTTAATCCCTTTTCTGTATACTAAAGAAATAGGCATTTTTACGCCATCTCTTGCTGTTGCCCAAATTCGCTTAGACTCATAGTTATTTGAACTAAACTTACCTCCTAACACAGCTTGTTCCTTTTTAATTTCTTTCTGTTTAGATTTGAAATTATAATCTATAACAGAACTTGGAGAGGTTAAAGAATTAAAACCGTAACGTAATACATCGCTATCAAAATCGGCATTATTGCCTATATATACTGTGTAAGTCTCAGAATTAAATGGCAATTTATAGTCTTCTGCCCCATCCCAACTAATAATTCGTAAATTATTAAGGCCATTTTCACGTTCGTTTACTACCAAATAATCTTTAAAAATTTCTATATCTTCTAATAAAACACTTTCTCTATGGGGAATAACTTCTTGCCAATAGTCTTTTTGAGTCGTAGTTTCCTTTGTTTTAAGCAATTTAAAATTAGTGGCTCCATCACTATTTGTTACAATATAGAAGTGATCCTCATAATGAGAAATGTTATAATCTAATTCACGAATACGTTCTTGAAACACCTTAAACTCATCATCGGGTGTATCAGCACTCAATATTCTATATTCAGTCGTCAGAGTGCTTGAAACCCCTATAACAATATATTTTCTAGATTTTGTTTTATATACAAATGTGTTAAAAGTTTCGTCTTCTTCATGATAAACTTCAACATCCTTTTTTGTATCTGTATGTAATTTATGTTTTAAAATTTTATGTGATCGCAGCGTAACTTTATCCTTAATTGAGTAAAACAATGTTTTATTATCGTTAGCCCATGTTGCAGAGCCAGTTGTGCTTAAAATTTTATCTGAATAAATTTCACCTGTAATCAAATTTTTAATTTGAATAGTATATTGTCTTCTACTAACTGTATCTGTAGAAAACGCTGCCAATGTATTGTCTGGGCTTATAGCTATGCCCCCTAAATTAAAATAAGCATGTTCTTTGGCCATTTCATTACAATCAAACAAAATCTCCTCTGTAGCGTCTAAATTTTCTTTTTTGCGTACATAAATGGGATAGTCTTTACCTTTTTCATAACGCGTTATATACCAATAACCATTAAGTTTATAGGGAACCGTAGTGTCATCTTCTTTAATTCGGCCTTTCATTTCTTCAAAAAGTTCTTTTTGAAAGGTTTCCGTATGCTGCATCATACCTTTTGTATAATCGTTTTCAGCATTTAAGTAATCTATAACTTCTGGATTATCTCTTTTATTTAACCAATAATAGTTATCAATACGTGAATCACCATGTATTAAAAGTTCTTTTGGTTTTTTAGTAGCTACTGGGGGTTGAATTGTTTTTTTCAAAGAGTATGAATTTATTCTTAAAATTTTAGCCTTCAAAAATAGAAAAATTAAATAGCTTTGTAACGTAATAATCAATTAATAAAATTATGTTTGGAGATATGATGAATATGATGGGTAAACTTAAAGAAGCCCAGAAAAAGATTGAAGAAACTAAAAAACGCTTAGATTCTGTTTTGGTTGATGAAACAAGTAGCGACAATAAACTTAAAGTGACGCTCACTGCAAACCGAACCATTAAATCTGTTGAGATTGATGATGAATTACTCAAAGACAAAGAACAACTAGAAGATTACCTTATCCTTACTCTAAACAAAGCTATTGAAAAAGCTACAAAAATTAACGAAGCTGAACTAGCTGCTACAGCAAAAGAAGGCATGCCTAATATTCCTGGAATGGATATGTTTAAATAACCTTTTGTAACGTACTTAATAGTTTGCCATGCATGATACTCGTATAGTCTAGGTGTGTGACCATACGCAGCTTATTGCTTCCCATACTGATTATATGAATATCTTTATCTGCCAATTTTTGTACAAAGGTGCTTTCATTCACACCTGCATTTAATTCGAAGATAATAATATTGGTTTCAATCGGTTCAACAGTTTTTATAATGGATAATTGAGACAAGGCCTCTCCTATTTCTTTAGCCTTTTTATGGTCTTCTACTAATCTTTCCACATGATTATCCAAAGCATACAATCCAGCTGCTGCTAAATAACCTGCTTGCCGCATATTACCTCCAAAAATTTTTCTAATACGTAGGGCTTGTTTCATAATTTCTGAATCACCTACTAAAACAGATCCTATAGGGCACCCCAATCCTTTACTTAAGCATACAGAAATCGTATCAAAAATATCTCCATACTGTTTAGCTGTTTCATTTTTGGCTATCAATGCGTTCCATATACGTGCACCATCTAAATGAAACCCAAGATTATTTTCATCACAAATCGTTCTTATTTTTTTTATCTCATCAAATTCCCAACAAGCACCTCCTCCTTTATTTGTGGTATTTTCTATTTCCACCAAACTTGTTTGACTATAATAATAGGCATCTGGATTTATGGCATCCAAGACTTGTTCGGCTTTAAACATCCCTCTGTTTCCGTCTATCAGATTACAAGAAACTCCACTATTAAAAGATGCACCTCCGGATTCATAATTATAAATATGAGCGTATTTATCGCAAATAACCTGATCACCTGGGTTTGTATGTAATTTTAGTGCCGTTTGGTTTGCCATTGTTCCACTAGGGAAAAATAAAGCGTCACTTTTCCCAAACATACCTGCTATACGTGCTTCTAATTCATTTGCTGTTGGATCTTCTCTAAATACATCATCTCCAACTTTTGCTTGCATCATAGCATCAAGCATACCTGTAGTTGGTTTTGCAACGGTGTCACTTCTTAGGTCTATTGTCATTTAAAATGTTTTATAAAATATTTTTCGGGTTGTTTTGTTTTTGTATCAGAGATTTTAATTTATCTGAAACTGGAATATCAAATTTTCGCGCAAATAATTTATTTGATTTATTAATTTTTTCAAAATCAGTTATATCTAACAAAGCAGGCGAAGGGCTGTCTTTACCAACTCTATCTGGATCCCAATCAATGTACCTTAAATTATCATTTACTACATTTTTTGAGAAATCAGAATTCATTATTATGGTTTGAAAATACATTTCTTCAGAGCAAAAGGTATGCTTCATTCTATTAATTAAATAAGGCTTTTCTCTTGTATAGTCTATTACATATTGCAATGTATTCCTGGTTAAACTCCACCAGGTGAATCCACCATAAAGCTTCCCTATACGCCTCGAAATACGCCTTTTTAAATGTAGTTTTTTTTGAATTCTAACTAATCTCCACAACCATTTTATATACTTTTTTGCATCAATTAAATCA from Flavivirga abyssicola includes the following:
- a CDS encoding PLP-dependent cysteine synthase family protein yields the protein MKHKNQVFDNVLDLIGQTPLIKLNKIASKFKGNFYAKVESFNPGHSSKDRIALYIIEQAEKKGLLSPGDTIIETTSGNTGFSIAMVSIIKGYDCVLAVSSKSSADKIDMLKTMGAKVYVCPAHVSADDPRSYYQVAKRLHEEIKGSVYINQYFNELNIDAHYKSTGPEIWKQTEGKITHLVACSGTGGTISGTAKYLKEQNPEVKIIGVDAFGSVIKKYHETREFDEKEIYPYRIEGLGKNLIPTATNFDVIDEFVKVTDEESAHTARLIAKSEGMFVGYTSGAAMQAIMQLGEQGAFKEDDNIVIIFPDHGSRYMSKVYSDKWMNEQGFFDSKNEAAAQNIQYIK
- a CDS encoding S9 family peptidase, which produces MKKTIQPPVATKKPKELLIHGDSRIDNYYWLNKRDNPEVIDYLNAENDYTKGMMQHTETFQKELFEEMKGRIKEDDTTVPYKLNGYWYITRYEKGKDYPIYVRKKENLDATEEILFDCNEMAKEHAYFNLGGIAISPDNTLAAFSTDTVSRRQYTIQIKNLITGEIYSDKILSTTGSATWANDNKTLFYSIKDKVTLRSHKILKHKLHTDTKKDVEVYHEEDETFNTFVYKTKSRKYIVIGVSSTLTTEYRILSADTPDDEFKVFQERIRELDYNISHYEDHFYIVTNSDGATNFKLLKTKETTTQKDYWQEVIPHRESVLLEDIEIFKDYLVVNERENGLNNLRIISWDGAEDYKLPFNSETYTVYIGNNADFDSDVLRYGFNSLTSPSSVIDYNFKSKQKEIKKEQAVLGGKFSSNNYESKRIWATARDGVKMPISLVYRKGIKLDGTNPLLQYAYGSYGSTVDPSFSSIRLSLLDRGFIYAISHIRGGEYLGRNWYENGKLLTKLNTFHDFIDCSKYLIEQKYTSNKHLYAYGGSAGGLLMGAIINMNPELYKGVLAAVPFVDVVTTMLDDSIPLTTGEYDEWGNPNDLNYYNYMKSYSPYDNVEAKSYPNILVTTGLHDSQVQYWEPAKWVAKLRELKTDENKLLLHTDMDSGHGGASGRFESLKEVSLEYAFLLDLEGINR
- a CDS encoding YbaB/EbfC family nucleoid-associated protein: MFGDMMNMMGKLKEAQKKIEETKKRLDSVLVDETSSDNKLKVTLTANRTIKSVEIDDELLKDKEQLEDYLILTLNKAIEKATKINEAELAATAKEGMPNIPGMDMFK
- a CDS encoding threonine aldolase family protein, producing the protein MTIDLRSDTVAKPTTGMLDAMMQAKVGDDVFREDPTANELEARIAGMFGKSDALFFPSGTMANQTALKLHTNPGDQVICDKYAHIYNYESGGASFNSGVSCNLIDGNRGMFKAEQVLDAINPDAYYYSQTSLVEIENTTNKGGGACWEFDEIKKIRTICDENNLGFHLDGARIWNALIAKNETAKQYGDIFDTISVCLSKGLGCPIGSVLVGDSEIMKQALRIRKIFGGNMRQAGYLAAAGLYALDNHVERLVEDHKKAKEIGEALSQLSIIKTVEPIETNIIIFELNAGVNESTFVQKLADKDIHIISMGSNKLRMVTHLDYTSIMHGKLLSTLQKVI
- a CDS encoding beta-1,6-N-acetylglucosaminyltransferase codes for the protein MKQAILITAYKNFDHLIDIVTFFDNDFELFIHIDKKIKVEKHIIDKIKDIDNIKFLSRKYNINWGGLNHLKSYLLLAKEALKNQENKYFHLISGQDFPVKDLSYFKNFLNAPKLYDHLEFFEIPSKTWENQNGGLDRLEYYNFFDLIDAKKYIKWLWRLVRIQKKLHLKRRISRRIGKLYGGFTWWSLTRNTLQYVIDYTREKPYLINRMKHTFCSEEMYFQTIIMNSDFSKNVVNDNLRYIDWDPDRVGKDSPSPALLDITDFEKINKSNKLFARKFDIPVSDKLKSLIQKQNNPKNIL